The Leucobacter chromiiresistens genome has a window encoding:
- a CDS encoding LLM class flavin-dependent oxidoreductase yields MSSITVPKQTAPPFTVGIALDGAGWHPSAWRDDAARPADLFSPEYWSELVDTAERGGADYVTFEDALRLQGAPEPGPDAPAGSRTLDPARVEGRLDALLTASWLAPRTRSIGLIPTVTTTHTEPFHVATALQTLDHVSGGRAGWQLRFSADRASADAFGRRPAPELDIERVFAGEPEAGLDALVADAADAAEVARRLWDSWEDDAIIRDLETGRFLDRDRVHHIDFEGDGFSVIGPSIVPRSPQGQIVVTLLAHAAPIFDLAARTADVVFITPENEAPAAGASRGKTAADLIAEVREAEAGVDRAALGLHPLRIVADLVVALDTDAEGGADRVARLDRLAGVAAAGDARVEAGPAERIADRIAAWRDAGVDGVRLRPAVLPLDLSLIASELLPLLRARGLANPAASEPTPLRERFGLGLAPNRYATRRAPQEVSA; encoded by the coding sequence ATGTCTTCCATAACCGTACCGAAACAGACTGCTCCGCCGTTCACCGTCGGCATCGCCCTCGACGGCGCCGGCTGGCACCCGAGCGCCTGGCGCGACGATGCAGCGCGCCCCGCCGATCTGTTCTCCCCCGAGTACTGGTCGGAGCTCGTCGACACCGCCGAGCGCGGGGGCGCCGACTACGTCACCTTCGAGGACGCGCTGCGGCTGCAGGGTGCCCCGGAACCGGGCCCCGACGCCCCGGCGGGATCGCGCACCCTCGATCCCGCACGCGTCGAGGGCCGTCTCGACGCGCTGCTCACCGCCAGCTGGCTCGCCCCCCGCACCCGCAGCATCGGGCTCATCCCGACGGTCACGACGACGCACACCGAGCCGTTCCACGTCGCGACCGCGCTGCAGACGCTCGACCACGTCTCGGGCGGGCGGGCCGGCTGGCAGCTGCGCTTCTCCGCCGACCGGGCCTCGGCCGATGCGTTCGGGCGGCGCCCCGCACCCGAGCTCGACATCGAGCGCGTGTTCGCCGGCGAGCCGGAGGCGGGGCTCGACGCCCTCGTCGCCGACGCCGCCGACGCCGCCGAGGTCGCGCGGCGGCTCTGGGACAGCTGGGAGGACGACGCGATCATCCGCGACCTCGAGACCGGCCGCTTCCTCGACCGCGACCGCGTGCACCACATCGACTTCGAGGGAGACGGGTTCTCCGTCATCGGCCCGTCGATCGTGCCGCGCTCGCCGCAGGGGCAGATCGTCGTCACCCTGCTCGCACACGCGGCCCCGATCTTCGACCTCGCCGCGCGCACCGCCGACGTCGTATTCATCACCCCCGAGAACGAGGCGCCCGCAGCCGGAGCCTCCCGCGGCAAGACCGCGGCCGACCTCATCGCCGAGGTGCGCGAGGCCGAAGCCGGCGTCGATCGTGCCGCCCTCGGCCTGCACCCGCTCCGCATCGTCGCCGACCTCGTCGTCGCGCTCGACACCGACGCGGAGGGCGGCGCGGATCGCGTGGCGCGGCTCGACCGACTCGCGGGGGTCGCCGCCGCGGGCGACGCGCGCGTCGAGGCGGGGCCCGCCGAGCGCATCGCCGACCGGATCGCCGCGTGGCGCGACGCGGGCGTCGACGGCGTGCGCCTGCGCCCCGCCGTGCTGCCGCTCGACCTGAGCCTCATCGCCTCCGAGCTGCTGCCGCTGCTGCGCGCACGCGGGCTCGCGAACCCCGCCGCCTCCGAGCCGACCCCGCTGCGCGAGCGCTTCGGCCTCGGCCTCGCACCCAACCGATACGCCACCCGGCGCGCACCTCAGGAGGTCTCCGCATGA
- a CDS encoding NtaA/DmoA family FMN-dependent monooxygenase (This protein belongs to a clade of FMN-dependent monooxygenases, within a broader family of flavin-dependent oxidoreductases, the luciferase-like monooxygenase (LMM) family, some of whose members use coenzyme F420 rather than FMN.) — MTQRQARLVAHFPGVNSTTVWSDPDSGSQIDFASFAHFARTAERGLFDYVFLAEGLRLREHGGQIHDLDVAGRPATLAILAAMASVTQHIGVVGTLSSTFNEPYELARQLATIDTLSGGRVGWNVVTSPDAFHGANFRRGGFLPYEDRYTRAEEFVALAKRLWDSWETGAVLADRDSGRFIDEQLVHPVVHTGPQFDVRATGSLPRSPQGYPVIVQAGDSPAGRDFAAANAEIIFSRHADFAAGQQFYRDVKGRLPAAGRTEESLLILPAATFVIGDTDADAAEASRAIGFAQTTPQTAVAWVEAIWGRELPGLDPDGPLPVTEPGAGEQRLGQVSTRVEDRVARAAQLRARAAAEGLTVRQLVAAETASHTFVGSPETIAAEIDRHVQGRASDGFVLVPHLTPGGLDPFVDRVVPLLQERGVLRERYETDPETGSPVTLRRTLGLPQPPRPARDAAKREAAA, encoded by the coding sequence ATGACTCAGCGACAGGCGCGACTCGTCGCCCACTTCCCCGGCGTCAACAGCACCACGGTCTGGAGCGACCCCGATTCGGGCAGCCAGATCGACTTCGCGTCGTTCGCCCATTTCGCCCGCACCGCGGAGCGCGGGCTGTTCGACTACGTCTTCCTCGCCGAGGGCCTCCGCCTGCGCGAGCACGGCGGGCAGATCCACGATCTCGACGTCGCCGGGCGGCCGGCCACGCTCGCGATCCTCGCCGCGATGGCGTCGGTCACGCAGCACATCGGCGTCGTCGGCACGCTCTCCAGCACCTTCAACGAGCCGTACGAGCTCGCGCGCCAGCTCGCCACCATCGACACGCTCTCGGGCGGCCGGGTCGGATGGAACGTGGTGACCTCGCCAGACGCCTTCCACGGCGCCAACTTCCGCCGCGGCGGGTTCCTGCCGTACGAGGATCGGTACACGCGCGCCGAGGAGTTCGTGGCCCTCGCGAAACGCCTCTGGGATTCGTGGGAGACGGGCGCGGTGCTCGCCGACCGCGACTCGGGGCGCTTCATCGACGAGCAGCTCGTGCACCCCGTCGTGCACACCGGCCCGCAATTCGACGTGCGCGCGACCGGGTCCCTCCCGCGGAGCCCGCAGGGGTACCCGGTCATCGTGCAGGCCGGCGACTCGCCGGCGGGGCGCGACTTCGCCGCCGCCAACGCCGAGATCATCTTCTCCCGCCACGCCGACTTCGCGGCGGGGCAGCAGTTCTACCGCGACGTCAAGGGGCGCCTGCCCGCGGCGGGGCGCACCGAGGAGTCGCTGCTGATCCTCCCCGCCGCCACCTTCGTGATCGGCGACACCGACGCCGACGCGGCGGAGGCCTCACGGGCGATCGGCTTCGCGCAGACCACCCCGCAGACCGCGGTGGCGTGGGTGGAGGCGATCTGGGGTCGCGAGCTGCCGGGGCTCGACCCCGACGGGCCGCTGCCCGTGACCGAGCCGGGAGCGGGCGAGCAGCGTCTCGGCCAGGTCTCGACGCGGGTCGAGGATCGCGTCGCGCGGGCCGCGCAGCTGCGGGCGCGCGCCGCCGCGGAGGGGCTGACCGTGCGGCAGCTGGTGGCCGCCGAGACGGCGTCGCACACCTTCGTCGGCTCGCCCGAGACCATCGCTGCCGAGATCGACCGCCATGTGCAGGGCCGCGCCTCCGACGGGTTCGTGCTGGTGCCGCACCTCACGCCCGGCGGGCTCGATCCCTTCGTGGATCGCGTCGTGCCGCTGCTGCAGGAGCGCGGTGTGCTCCGCGAGCGGTACGAGACGGATCCCGAGACCGGATCCCCCGTCACCCTGCGCCGCACGCTCGGCCTGCCGCAGCCGCCCCGCCCCGCGCGCGACGCCGCGAAGCGGGAGGCGGCGGCGTGA
- a CDS encoding MFS transporter, which yields MSRTQIDADPRLPLTLRNGSATFLIALASLMMANLAPFIITALGALGFDAVASGNILTWALLASAVVGLGTGRVASGRLRRPLAIAGLVIAVVAFGAAALVPATAIVVTGLIVGGAGVGAAISTSGAAIAALRNPNRISATSGLVNRALITVILAVIPLIGITQGSVFGTLALISLVGLVLAAWLPDAPEHAAPVDVTQSLQIAEPRRITLAGIAILILFPIWGTSEDAIWTMAPVLGDVLGIDEQSLGFTLSLSAAGGILGMLIAAVLGNRFGRAWPLTIALVIGGALKVWTGLTADPLTFAVLIIAVSSIYAFAFALFIATAAGLDARGRWSGPLLGAYLVGSSFAPLIGGVLIDGLGIAPFTLITGIVSFAVIVPMVFVARVSTGAERALARAAARDAAPANA from the coding sequence GTGTCACGCACGCAGATCGACGCCGATCCTCGGCTCCCACTGACCCTCCGCAACGGCAGCGCGACCTTCCTCATCGCACTCGCCAGCCTCATGATGGCGAACCTCGCGCCGTTCATCATCACCGCGCTCGGCGCCCTGGGGTTCGACGCCGTCGCCTCCGGCAACATCCTCACCTGGGCGCTGCTCGCCTCGGCCGTCGTCGGCCTCGGCACCGGGCGCGTCGCGTCCGGCCGCCTGCGACGTCCGCTCGCCATCGCCGGCCTCGTCATCGCCGTCGTCGCGTTCGGCGCCGCGGCCCTCGTGCCCGCGACCGCCATCGTCGTGACCGGCCTCATCGTCGGAGGCGCCGGCGTCGGCGCGGCGATCTCCACCTCCGGCGCCGCCATCGCCGCCCTCCGCAATCCCAACCGCATCTCGGCGACCAGCGGACTCGTGAACCGGGCCCTCATCACCGTCATCCTCGCGGTCATCCCCCTCATCGGCATCACGCAGGGCAGCGTCTTCGGCACGCTCGCGCTGATCTCGCTCGTCGGGCTCGTGCTCGCCGCCTGGCTGCCCGATGCGCCCGAGCACGCCGCCCCCGTCGACGTCACCCAGAGCCTGCAGATCGCCGAGCCCCGCCGCATCACGCTCGCCGGCATCGCGATCCTCATCCTCTTCCCGATCTGGGGCACCAGCGAGGACGCGATCTGGACGATGGCCCCCGTGCTCGGCGACGTGCTCGGCATCGACGAGCAGTCGCTCGGATTCACGCTCAGCCTCTCCGCAGCAGGCGGAATCCTCGGCATGCTGATCGCCGCGGTTCTGGGCAACCGGTTCGGGCGCGCCTGGCCGCTGACCATCGCACTCGTGATCGGCGGCGCGCTCAAGGTGTGGACCGGGCTCACCGCCGATCCGCTGACCTTCGCCGTGCTCATCATCGCCGTGAGCTCGATCTACGCCTTCGCATTCGCGCTCTTCATCGCGACGGCGGCGGGGCTCGACGCGCGCGGGCGCTGGTCGGGGCCGCTGCTCGGCGCGTACCTCGTCGGCTCCAGCTTCGCGCCGCTCATCGGCGGTGTGCTGATCGACGGGCTCGGCATCGCCCCGTTCACGCTCATCACCGGTATCGTCAGCTTCGCAGTGATCGTTCCGATGGTGTTCGTCGCCCGCGTCTCCACCGGGGCCGAGCGCGCGCTCGCCCGCGCCGCGGCCCGCGACGCCGCCCCCGCGAACGCCTGA
- a CDS encoding GNAT family N-acetyltransferase, translating to MTATAPLTAEAEREAEAEREAVTAAAHPEAASLAVRIVHPDDALARPLLADLEREYDARYGVEVFGEAAAVELNRYPVESFVAPTGAFLVMLLDGAPVSGGAFMRYDDRTAEFKRVWTRADLRGRGLARRVLSALEREAARLGYERVYLTTGPRQPEAVALYLRAGYAPLFDPRRDAADIGIHAFEKPLPPAAADPDRAAPDSDRAAPDPDRAAPLDLTPTAPQEDRP from the coding sequence GTGACCGCGACGGCGCCGCTCACGGCGGAGGCAGAGCGCGAGGCGGAGGCAGAGCGCGAGGCGGTCACTGCGGCGGCGCACCCCGAGGCCGCATCGCTCGCCGTGCGCATCGTGCATCCCGACGACGCCCTGGCGCGGCCCCTGCTCGCCGATCTCGAGCGCGAGTACGACGCCCGGTACGGCGTCGAGGTGTTCGGCGAGGCGGCCGCGGTCGAGTTGAACCGGTATCCGGTCGAGTCGTTCGTCGCCCCCACCGGCGCCTTCCTCGTGATGCTGCTCGACGGCGCACCTGTCTCGGGCGGGGCGTTCATGCGGTACGACGACCGCACGGCCGAGTTCAAGCGGGTGTGGACCCGCGCCGACCTGCGGGGCCGCGGCCTCGCACGGCGCGTGCTGAGCGCCCTCGAGCGGGAGGCGGCGCGGCTGGGCTACGAGCGCGTGTACCTCACGACCGGGCCGCGCCAGCCTGAGGCCGTCGCGCTGTACCTGCGCGCCGGTTACGCTCCGCTGTTCGACCCGCGACGCGACGCCGCCGACATCGGCATCCACGCGTTCGAGAAGCCGCTGCCGCCGGCGGCGGCGGATCCCGATCGCGCAGCCCCGGATTCCGATCGCGCAGCCCCCGACCCGGATCGCGCAGCCCCCCTCGATCTCACGCCGACCGCCCCGCAGGAGGACCGACCATGA
- a CDS encoding amino acid ABC transporter permease produces MTTTLDAPQTEVVNRAARPKTLDIVPLRHWWRWAFSAVAVFLLAQLIWTFFSNPQWRWNVFAEYFFNEAVLRGLWLTLWLTGISAVIGFALGGILAVARLSGSALLSSFAWGFIWFFRSVPLVVQLVIWYNLGYLFPTLGIGWPFTYDFFVVEFDTVRLLSGSVAAILGLSLHQAAYSAEIIRGGLLSVDQGQLEAARALGIPRGRRFFRIVLPQAARAILPNAFNEVIGLLKGTSVVFVVALPELFYTVQVIYNRNQQVVPLLLVAAVWYTIFTTVLSIAQYYIERRFSRGTARELPPTPLQRVRRRITALAGDARRGPRSGRERSPRGDRTGAATGPVSAHSVAAITAHAQ; encoded by the coding sequence ATGACGACCACGCTCGACGCCCCGCAGACCGAGGTGGTGAACCGCGCCGCCCGGCCGAAGACCCTCGACATCGTGCCGCTGCGCCACTGGTGGCGGTGGGCGTTCAGCGCCGTCGCCGTCTTCCTGCTCGCGCAGCTCATCTGGACCTTCTTCTCCAACCCCCAGTGGCGCTGGAACGTGTTCGCCGAGTACTTCTTCAACGAAGCCGTGCTGCGCGGGCTCTGGCTCACCCTCTGGCTCACCGGCATCTCCGCCGTCATCGGGTTCGCGCTCGGCGGCATCCTCGCCGTCGCCCGGCTCTCGGGCTCGGCGCTGCTCAGCTCGTTCGCCTGGGGGTTCATCTGGTTCTTCCGCTCCGTGCCGCTCGTGGTGCAGCTCGTCATCTGGTACAACCTCGGGTATCTGTTCCCGACGCTGGGCATCGGGTGGCCCTTCACCTACGACTTCTTCGTCGTCGAGTTCGACACGGTGCGGCTGCTCTCGGGGTCCGTCGCCGCCATCCTCGGTCTCTCGCTGCACCAGGCCGCCTACTCGGCCGAGATCATCCGCGGCGGGCTCCTCTCCGTCGACCAGGGGCAGCTCGAAGCCGCACGCGCGCTCGGCATTCCGCGGGGGCGGCGCTTCTTCCGCATCGTGCTGCCGCAGGCGGCGCGCGCGATCCTGCCCAACGCGTTCAACGAGGTCATCGGGCTCCTCAAGGGCACCTCGGTGGTCTTCGTCGTCGCCCTGCCCGAGCTCTTCTACACCGTGCAGGTGATCTACAACCGCAACCAGCAGGTGGTGCCGCTGCTGCTGGTCGCCGCGGTCTGGTACACGATCTTCACGACGGTGCTCAGCATCGCGCAGTACTACATCGAGCGCCGCTTCTCGCGGGGCACCGCCCGCGAACTTCCCCCCACGCCGCTGCAGCGCGTGCGTCGCCGGATCACGGCGCTCGCGGGCGACGCCCGACGCGGGCCCCGTTCGGGCCGTGAGCGGTCGCCGCGCGGCGACCGCACGGGTGCGGCGACCGGCCCAGTATCCGCCCATTCCGTCGCGGCGATCACCGCGCACGCCCAATAG
- a CDS encoding flavin reductase family protein — MSAGALAFAGAPTAASAPAASAAQPAAQPAAFDQREFRDAMGGFASGITIITTHGPDGPVGFTCQSFTSISVDPPLISFSISRTSKSLAALRAHGRVVVNFLSAPQQALSGQFARSGTDKWAGVTWSPSEVNGAPTLDDVTGWVAGEIVQEIEAGDHLILLVAVAGISTDRRRPPLLFFRGAYRELASPPDEGVVGVR, encoded by the coding sequence ATGAGCGCCGGCGCTCTCGCATTCGCCGGCGCCCCGACCGCAGCCTCGGCTCCCGCCGCGTCCGCCGCGCAGCCCGCGGCGCAGCCCGCGGCGTTCGATCAGCGCGAATTCCGCGACGCGATGGGCGGGTTCGCCTCGGGCATCACCATCATCACGACGCACGGGCCCGATGGGCCGGTCGGATTTACCTGCCAGTCGTTCACGAGCATCTCCGTCGACCCGCCGCTCATCTCGTTCTCGATCTCCCGCACCTCGAAGAGTCTCGCCGCCCTGCGCGCGCACGGTCGGGTCGTCGTGAACTTTCTGAGCGCACCGCAGCAGGCGCTCAGCGGCCAGTTCGCGCGCTCGGGAACCGACAAGTGGGCCGGCGTGACGTGGAGCCCGTCCGAGGTCAACGGCGCGCCGACGCTCGACGACGTGACCGGCTGGGTCGCCGGCGAGATCGTGCAGGAGATCGAAGCGGGCGACCACCTCATCCTCCTCGTCGCAGTCGCCGGGATCTCGACCGACCGGCGGCGCCCACCGCTGCTCTTCTTCCGCGGGGCCTACCGCGAGCTCGCATCGCCACCCGACGAAGGGGTCGTCGGCGTGCGCTGA
- a CDS encoding TetR/AcrR family transcriptional regulator C-terminal domain-containing protein produces the protein MARPKTARLSREIIGRAAIELAESGRELQLVPLARELGVSVSSLYHHVDGRDGVIRAMREVLVPQYLADVPQGSGWEERIRLEVERTWRMYAGHPRVLQYMVTSVIDEPDVMRFYNALADALAEAGLPAGELLTTIEVIDAFTFGAALDTLSPDTILDPASAGDVLGGLLADHPVGAERNRRLFDRGLDLLLAGIAARVAKATT, from the coding sequence GTGGCGCGACCGAAGACCGCACGGCTGAGCCGCGAGATCATCGGGCGGGCGGCGATCGAGCTGGCCGAGTCCGGACGCGAGCTGCAGCTCGTGCCGCTCGCACGGGAGCTCGGGGTGAGCGTGTCGTCGCTCTATCATCACGTCGACGGGCGCGATGGCGTGATCCGGGCGATGCGCGAGGTGCTCGTGCCGCAGTACCTCGCCGATGTGCCGCAGGGGTCGGGGTGGGAGGAGCGGATCCGCCTCGAGGTGGAGCGCACGTGGCGCATGTACGCCGGCCACCCGCGCGTGCTGCAGTACATGGTCACCTCGGTCATCGACGAGCCCGATGTGATGCGCTTCTACAACGCGCTGGCCGATGCGCTGGCCGAGGCCGGCCTCCCGGCGGGCGAGCTGCTGACGACGATCGAGGTGATCGATGCGTTCACGTTCGGGGCGGCGCTCGACACGCTCTCGCCCGACACGATCCTCGACCCGGCGAGCGCCGGCGACGTGCTCGGCGGGCTGCTCGCCGACCACCCGGTGGGCGCCGAGCGCAACCGGCGCCTCTTCGACCGCGGCCTCGATCTGCTGCTCGCCGGTATCGCGGCGCGCGTGGCGAAGGCGACGACGTAA
- a CDS encoding NADPH-dependent FMN reductase: protein MSTLSVIIGNPKPRSRTRLIAEALAARIAERTGAELLPTIDLVDHADELFAWPAPHVDAWSAQLRDSDYAIIATPTYKASYTGLLKAFLDRYPAGGLQGVTAIPLFTTASDEHALAVEFTLRPLLVELGASVPTRGVAFSTPRFDRRDELLDAWVAAEGGLLRPAEARLQVHA, encoded by the coding sequence ATGTCCACACTCTCCGTCATCATCGGAAACCCGAAACCCCGCTCACGCACGCGCCTGATCGCCGAGGCCCTCGCAGCGCGCATCGCCGAGCGCACAGGCGCCGAACTGCTGCCCACCATCGACCTCGTCGACCACGCCGACGAGCTCTTCGCGTGGCCGGCGCCCCACGTCGACGCGTGGAGCGCGCAGCTGCGCGACTCCGACTACGCGATCATCGCGACGCCCACCTACAAGGCCAGCTACACGGGCCTGCTGAAGGCGTTCCTCGACCGGTACCCCGCGGGCGGGCTCCAGGGCGTGACCGCGATCCCCCTCTTCACCACCGCCTCCGACGAGCACGCCCTCGCCGTCGAGTTCACGCTGCGCCCGCTCCTCGTCGAGCTCGGAGCGAGCGTGCCCACCCGCGGCGTCGCCTTCTCCACCCCGCGATTCGACCGGCGCGACGAGCTGCTCGACGCGTGGGTCGCCGCCGAGGGCGGCCTCCTGCGCCCGGCCGAGGCGCGACTGCAGGTGCACGCATGA
- a CDS encoding SAV_915 family protein, which yields MHPAQSKQPGLLASLERAAQRDRASAVRYPIPPVLYVPVRESAAGRIAEVRPTREGRRALLAYSALDRLLAHCGDAQPWVLVRLADLEVIMAEQPFDLVAFDSEIPVGFSENGRLV from the coding sequence GTGCATCCCGCGCAATCGAAGCAGCCCGGCCTGCTGGCGAGCCTGGAACGCGCCGCGCAGCGCGACCGCGCCTCGGCCGTCAGGTACCCCATTCCTCCCGTGCTGTACGTTCCGGTGCGCGAGAGCGCCGCGGGCAGGATCGCCGAAGTGCGACCGACCCGCGAGGGGCGCCGGGCGCTGCTCGCGTACAGTGCGCTCGACCGACTGCTCGCGCACTGCGGAGACGCCCAGCCGTGGGTGCTCGTGCGCCTCGCCGATCTGGAAGTGATCATGGCCGAGCAGCCGTTCGATCTGGTCGCCTTCGACTCGGAGATTCCCGTGGGCTTCAGCGAGAACGGTCGACTGGTATGA
- a CDS encoding amino acid ABC transporter ATP-binding protein, which produces MSTLTATAAPRETRANDRAGLVEIDGVHKSYGAHEVLHGISLRVEPGQVVSLLGPSGSGKSTLLRAINHLETIDGGSITIDGEYIGYERRGDALHELPEKEVLARRTRVGMVFQNFNLFPHLTALENIIEAPIGLKRARRSEAVAQARVLLERVGLADRESHYPRQLSGGQQQRVAIARALALEPDVLLFDEPTSALDPELVGEVLRVIRDLAHGGTTLIIVTHEIGFAAEVSDHVVFLDAGRVVEAGSPQQVLRAPEQARTQEFLDWVI; this is translated from the coding sequence ATGTCCACCCTCACCGCAACCGCCGCCCCCCGCGAGACCCGCGCGAACGACCGCGCCGGGCTCGTCGAGATCGACGGCGTGCACAAGTCGTACGGTGCGCACGAGGTGCTGCACGGCATCTCGCTGCGCGTCGAGCCCGGGCAGGTGGTGAGCCTGCTCGGCCCCTCCGGCTCGGGCAAGTCGACCCTTCTGCGCGCCATCAACCACCTCGAGACCATCGACGGCGGCTCCATCACCATCGACGGCGAGTACATCGGGTACGAGCGCCGCGGCGACGCGCTGCACGAGCTCCCCGAGAAGGAGGTGCTGGCGCGGCGCACGCGCGTCGGCATGGTCTTCCAGAACTTCAACCTGTTCCCCCATCTCACCGCGCTCGAGAACATCATCGAGGCGCCCATCGGGCTGAAGCGAGCGCGTCGCAGCGAGGCGGTGGCGCAGGCCCGGGTGCTGCTCGAACGCGTCGGGCTGGCGGATCGCGAGAGCCACTACCCGCGCCAGCTCTCGGGCGGCCAGCAGCAGCGCGTGGCGATCGCGCGCGCCCTCGCGCTCGAACCCGACGTGCTGCTGTTCGACGAGCCCACCAGCGCGCTCGACCCGGAGCTCGTGGGGGAGGTGCTGCGGGTGATCCGCGACCTCGCCCACGGCGGCACCACGCTCATCATCGTCACGCACGAGATCGGGTTCGCCGCCGAGGTCTCCGACCACGTCGTCTTCCTCGACGCCGGCCGGGTCGTCGAAGCGGGCTCCCCGCAGCAGGTGCTGCGGGCGCCCGAGCAGGCCCGCACCCAGGAGTTCCTCGACTGGGTCATCTGA
- a CDS encoding amidohydrolase has protein sequence MPAPTTVYRNAVVFTGPAETAPQESFAVSGDRFIAVGDLASVRAAAGAEAREIDLAGAFVTPGITEGHAHMLMLGEALGKVQLRDADSVAEVQRRLAAAREANPDAQRITGVSWRFDIFGPGERPTAAMLDAVISDVPVVLDANDLHSVWANTAALAAMGITRDTPDPVGGEIVRDANGDATGFLLETAAVKHAWSYLESVATDEDRDRFLANAFSAYLETGVTGATEMSFGYAELSTYSRLLDRDGRLPFPVNAHWLLTASGDLDTDLAEIAEVARIRDEVAAKYGDQWLRISGVKFILDGVIDACTAAMRAPYANGALPGPIWEREFALPVAVAADAAGLQFALHAIGDEASTIALDMVAEAERVNGARPERRARVEHLEYVADDTIARMAELGVTASMQPVHCDPAVLDNWQAVLGDERAVTGFPWHKFREAGVRLALGTDAPTAPHEAADNLFIALTAQSVLERDRAPYQPERVFTPPQALEAFTVGTAYATGRDDELGTIAPGFRASFVVWAANPLVENPELLLGASAVLTVVDGEPAPAAP, from the coding sequence ATGCCGGCACCCACCACCGTCTACCGCAACGCCGTCGTCTTCACCGGACCCGCGGAAACCGCCCCGCAGGAGAGCTTCGCCGTCTCGGGCGACCGCTTCATCGCCGTCGGCGACCTCGCATCGGTGCGCGCGGCGGCCGGCGCGGAGGCCCGTGAGATCGACCTCGCGGGAGCGTTCGTCACCCCCGGCATCACCGAGGGCCACGCCCACATGCTCATGCTCGGCGAGGCGCTCGGCAAGGTGCAGCTGCGCGACGCCGATTCGGTGGCCGAGGTGCAGCGCCGACTCGCCGCGGCGCGCGAGGCGAACCCCGACGCGCAGCGGATCACGGGCGTGAGCTGGCGCTTCGACATCTTCGGCCCCGGCGAGCGGCCGACCGCCGCGATGCTCGACGCCGTCATCTCTGACGTGCCCGTCGTGCTCGACGCGAACGACCTGCACTCCGTCTGGGCGAACACCGCGGCGCTGGCGGCGATGGGCATCACCCGCGACACCCCCGACCCCGTGGGCGGCGAGATCGTGCGCGACGCGAACGGCGACGCCACCGGGTTCCTCCTCGAGACCGCGGCGGTGAAGCACGCCTGGAGCTATCTGGAGTCGGTGGCGACGGACGAGGATCGCGACCGCTTCCTCGCGAACGCGTTCTCGGCCTACCTCGAGACCGGGGTGACCGGCGCGACCGAGATGTCGTTCGGGTACGCCGAGCTGTCGACGTACAGCCGCCTGCTCGACCGCGACGGCCGCCTGCCGTTCCCCGTGAACGCGCACTGGCTGCTCACGGCTTCGGGCGACCTCGACACCGACCTCGCCGAGATCGCCGAGGTGGCGCGCATCCGCGACGAGGTCGCCGCGAAGTACGGCGACCAGTGGCTGCGCATCTCGGGCGTCAAGTTCATCCTCGACGGCGTCATCGACGCGTGCACCGCCGCGATGCGCGCGCCGTACGCGAACGGCGCGCTCCCCGGCCCGATCTGGGAGCGCGAGTTCGCGCTGCCCGTCGCCGTCGCGGCCGACGCCGCGGGGCTGCAGTTCGCGCTGCACGCGATCGGCGACGAGGCGAGCACCATCGCGCTCGACATGGTCGCCGAAGCCGAGCGGGTCAACGGCGCCCGCCCCGAGCGGCGAGCGCGCGTCGAGCACCTCGAGTACGTCGCCGACGACACCATCGCCCGCATGGCCGAGCTCGGCGTCACGGCCTCGATGCAGCCCGTGCACTGCGATCCCGCCGTGCTCGACAACTGGCAGGCGGTGCTCGGCGACGAGCGCGCGGTGACCGGCTTCCCGTGGCACAAGTTCCGCGAGGCCGGGGTGCGGCTCGCGCTCGGCACCGACGCGCCGACGGCGCCGCACGAGGCGGCCGACAACCTCTTCATCGCGCTGACCGCGCAGTCGGTGCTCGAGCGCGATCGCGCGCCCTACCAGCCGGAGCGCGTCTTCACCCCGCCGCAGGCGCTCGAGGCCTTCACCGTCGGCACGGCGTACGCGACGGGCCGCGACGACGAGCTCGGCACCATCGCGCCGGGGTTCCGTGCGAGCTTCGTGGTGTGGGCGGCGAACCCGCTCGTCGAGAACCCGGAGCTGCTGCTCGGCGCCTCGGCCGTGCTCACCGTGGTCGACGGCGAGCCCGCGCCCGCTGCGCCGTGA